The following are from one region of the Sandaracinaceae bacterium genome:
- a CDS encoding efflux RND transporter permease subunit, whose product MAGRLARAFIGNKLTPVLIVSAVALGAFAVQLLPREEEPQIKVPMVDIFIALPGATAREVEQRVSSPVERLVQEVPGVEYVYSTSSPGRSLVIARFEVGASEEDAILRVRDRLAAHADRLPSEASAPLIRPRFIDDVPVLAITLFSERYDSAQLRQVADELRAELKQVPDVTDVQVIGGETRQVRVLLDPELLSARGLSALAVTQALSSQNARMPAGSVAEGGHELLVETGTALENADDVRSVVIGAWEGRPVYLRDVAEVVDGGAEPASYVRFGAGAAAEHDEVAARAGESEWPAVTIAVSKREGTNAVAVVAAVMAKLETLRGTLVPSDVQVSVTRDYGESAAEKSDELLLHMGVAVVGVALLILIALGRREALIVMLAIPATLALTLTVFYLYGYTLNRITLFALIFSIGILVDDAIVVVENIARHYRLPENQGRPLLEIAVRATDEVGNPTILATMTVIAAILPMAFVGGLMGPYMRPIPVGAAAAMIFSLVVAFAVTPWASVRLLKRGSGAHADGSGGHHAHEQEGRSTRAYRRFVGFLIRSRRARWTFLIGIQVLLVGSLLLVAVGWVKVKMLPFDNKSEFQVMVDMPEGTTLEDTARVTRALADVVRAQPEVVSYQSYVGTSGPITFNGLVRHYYLRQGSHLADIVVNLLPKHDRDAQSHDIARALREQLLPVAERFGATIQVTEVPPGPPVLQTLVAEVYGPDYERQITVAGQIRDAMNALDGVVDVDVFMETAQAERRFVVDDEKAAMHGVSEAEIARTLRLALAGEPVGRLHDERMPSDVPILVQLDRATRSDRDRLLATPMVGTGGRVVPLRELVRAEDGVQEHSIYHKNLLPVVYVTGDVAGAIESPVYAMLELGPALDAIVLPEGYAIEQLTAEQPSDTSRYTVKWDGEWHITYEVFRDLGVAFAVVLVLIYVLVLAWFRSYLVPVVIMSAIPFSLVGILPAHGLLGAFFSATSMIGFIAGAGIVVRNSIILVDFIELRLAEGMPLEEAVVDAGAVRFRPMVLTAAAVIVGAGVILFDPIFQGLAIALMAGEVASLLLSRMTVPLLYYSLRSHQEKRARMESEGASCYVEPHGEPEVSGA is encoded by the coding sequence ATGGCTGGGCGCCTCGCCCGCGCCTTCATCGGCAACAAGCTCACGCCCGTGCTCATCGTGAGCGCCGTGGCCCTGGGCGCCTTCGCGGTGCAGCTGCTGCCGCGCGAGGAGGAGCCGCAGATCAAGGTGCCCATGGTGGACATCTTCATCGCCCTGCCCGGCGCCACGGCCCGCGAGGTGGAGCAGCGCGTGTCTTCGCCCGTGGAGCGCTTGGTGCAAGAGGTCCCCGGGGTGGAGTACGTGTACTCCACGTCCAGCCCGGGCCGCAGCCTGGTCATCGCGCGCTTCGAGGTGGGCGCCAGCGAAGAGGACGCCATCTTGCGCGTGCGTGACCGCCTGGCCGCGCACGCCGACCGCCTGCCGAGCGAGGCGAGCGCGCCGCTCATCCGGCCGCGCTTCATCGACGACGTGCCGGTGCTGGCCATCACGCTCTTCAGCGAGCGCTACGACAGCGCCCAGCTGCGGCAGGTGGCCGACGAGCTGCGCGCCGAGTTGAAGCAAGTGCCGGACGTGACCGACGTACAGGTCATCGGCGGCGAGACGCGCCAGGTGCGCGTGCTGCTGGACCCCGAGCTGCTGAGCGCCCGCGGGCTGTCGGCCCTCGCCGTGACGCAGGCGCTCTCCTCGCAGAACGCGCGCATGCCGGCGGGTTCGGTGGCCGAGGGCGGGCACGAGCTGTTGGTGGAGACGGGCACGGCGCTCGAGAACGCGGACGACGTGCGCAGCGTGGTGATCGGCGCGTGGGAAGGCCGGCCCGTGTACCTGCGCGACGTGGCCGAGGTGGTGGACGGTGGCGCCGAGCCCGCCAGCTACGTGCGCTTCGGTGCAGGCGCTGCGGCAGAGCACGACGAGGTGGCCGCGCGGGCGGGCGAGAGCGAGTGGCCCGCCGTGACCATCGCCGTGTCGAAGCGTGAGGGCACCAACGCCGTGGCCGTGGTGGCCGCCGTGATGGCCAAGCTCGAGACCCTGCGCGGGACGCTGGTGCCGAGCGACGTGCAGGTGAGCGTGACGCGCGACTACGGCGAGAGCGCGGCCGAGAAGAGCGACGAGCTGCTGCTGCACATGGGCGTCGCCGTCGTGGGCGTGGCGCTCTTGATCCTGATCGCGCTCGGGCGCCGCGAGGCCCTGATCGTGATGCTGGCCATCCCGGCCACGCTCGCCCTCACGCTCACCGTCTTCTACCTGTACGGGTACACGCTGAACCGCATCACGCTGTTCGCGCTGATCTTCAGCATCGGCATCCTGGTGGACGACGCCATCGTGGTGGTCGAGAACATCGCGCGGCACTACCGCCTGCCCGAGAACCAAGGCCGACCGCTGCTGGAGATCGCGGTGCGCGCCACCGACGAGGTGGGCAACCCCACCATCCTCGCCACCATGACGGTCATCGCCGCCATCCTGCCCATGGCGTTCGTGGGTGGCCTGATGGGCCCCTACATGCGCCCCATCCCGGTGGGCGCCGCGGCGGCCATGATCTTCTCGCTGGTGGTCGCGTTCGCGGTCACGCCGTGGGCCTCGGTGCGCCTGCTGAAGCGCGGCTCCGGAGCCCACGCAGACGGCAGTGGCGGGCACCACGCCCACGAGCAGGAGGGCCGCTCCACTCGCGCGTACCGTCGCTTCGTGGGGTTCCTGATCCGCAGCCGGCGCGCGCGCTGGACCTTCTTGATCGGCATCCAGGTGCTGCTGGTGGGCAGCCTGCTGCTGGTGGCCGTGGGCTGGGTGAAGGTGAAGATGCTGCCCTTCGACAACAAGAGCGAGTTCCAGGTGATGGTGGACATGCCCGAGGGCACCACCCTCGAGGACACGGCGCGAGTGACGCGCGCGCTGGCCGACGTGGTGCGCGCGCAGCCCGAGGTGGTCAGCTACCAGAGCTACGTGGGCACGTCCGGCCCCATCACCTTCAACGGGCTGGTGCGCCACTACTACCTGCGACAGGGCAGCCACCTGGCCGACATCGTGGTGAACCTGCTGCCCAAGCACGACCGTGACGCCCAGAGCCACGACATCGCGCGCGCGCTGCGCGAGCAGCTGCTGCCGGTGGCCGAGCGCTTCGGCGCCACCATCCAGGTCACCGAGGTGCCGCCGGGGCCGCCCGTGCTGCAGACGCTGGTGGCCGAGGTGTACGGCCCGGACTACGAGCGGCAGATCACGGTGGCCGGGCAGATCCGCGACGCGATGAACGCGCTCGACGGAGTGGTGGACGTGGACGTGTTCATGGAGACCGCCCAGGCCGAGCGCCGCTTCGTGGTGGACGACGAGAAGGCCGCGATGCACGGCGTGAGCGAGGCCGAGATCGCCCGCACGCTGCGCTTGGCGCTGGCGGGTGAGCCGGTGGGCCGCCTGCACGACGAGCGCATGCCCAGCGACGTGCCCATCCTGGTGCAGCTCGACCGCGCGACGCGCTCGGACCGTGACCGCCTGCTGGCGACCCCCATGGTGGGCACCGGAGGGCGCGTGGTGCCGCTGCGCGAGCTCGTGCGCGCCGAGGACGGCGTCCAAGAGCACAGCATCTATCACAAGAACCTGCTGCCCGTGGTGTACGTCACCGGCGACGTGGCGGGCGCCATCGAGAGCCCCGTGTACGCCATGCTGGAGCTCGGGCCCGCGCTCGACGCCATCGTGCTGCCCGAGGGCTACGCCATCGAGCAGCTGACCGCCGAGCAGCCGAGCGACACGAGCCGCTACACCGTGAAGTGGGACGGCGAGTGGCACATCACGTACGAGGTCTTCCGAGATCTGGGCGTGGCGTTCGCGGTGGTGCTGGTGCTCATCTACGTGCTGGTGCTGGCGTGGTTCCGCTCGTACCTGGTGCCGGTGGTGATCATGTCCGCCATCCCCTTCTCGCTGGTGGGCATCCTGCCGGCCCACGGCCTGCTGGGCGCGTTCTTCTCCGCCACGTCCATGATCGGCTTCATCGCCGGCGCCGGCATCGTGGTGCGCAACTCCATCATCCTCGTGGACTTCATCGAGCTGCGCCTGGCGGAGGGCATGCCCCTCGAGGAGGCCGTGGTGGACGCGGGCGCCGTGCGCTTCCGGCCCATGGTGCTGACCGCCGCCGCCGTCATCGTGGGCGCGGGCGTCATCCTGTTCGACCCCATCTTCCAGGGCCTGGCCATCGCGCTGATGGCGGGCGAGGTGGCCTCGCTGCTGCTGTCGCGCATGACCGTCCCGCTGCTGTACTACTCGCTCCGCAGCCACCAGGAGAAGCGCGCCCGGATGGAGAGCGAAGGCGCGAGCTGCTACGTTGAGCCGCATGGCGAACCCGAAGTCAGCGGCGCATAG
- a CDS encoding DUF2378 family protein, with product MDHPYEFRKPDFTGEVDPAHYLRATPEDATCKGLYFHSMLDMMAKLPKDRVADIVIERPRYLPFLDYPLREHMRLSFALVPRLFPGKPTRQAFREMGWKAFPDFSATMLGRVVFGVLGDDLQRAFESGPRAIAQSIKPGLAVINTLGERHMRMEYYDIFGILDPYYIGVVEGMVRHYGFEPDVRIHTMDIANAVLDVKW from the coding sequence ATGGACCACCCCTACGAGTTCCGAAAGCCCGACTTCACCGGTGAAGTGGACCCCGCCCACTACCTGCGGGCCACACCCGAGGACGCCACCTGCAAAGGCCTCTACTTCCACAGCATGCTGGACATGATGGCCAAGCTGCCCAAGGACCGGGTGGCGGACATCGTCATCGAGCGCCCGCGCTACCTGCCCTTCTTGGACTACCCGTTGCGCGAGCACATGCGCCTGTCCTTTGCGCTGGTGCCGCGGCTCTTTCCCGGCAAGCCCACGCGCCAGGCCTTCCGTGAGATGGGCTGGAAGGCGTTCCCCGACTTCTCCGCCACCATGCTCGGTCGGGTGGTGTTCGGCGTCCTGGGCGACGACCTGCAGCGTGCCTTCGAGTCCGGCCCGCGCGCCATCGCGCAGAGCATCAAGCCAGGGCTCGCGGTGATCAACACCCTGGGCGAGCGCCACATGCGCATGGAGTACTACGACATCTTCGGGATCCTCGACCCCTACTACATCGGCGTGGTCGAGGGCATGGTGCGCCACTACGGCTTCGAGCCGGACGTGCGCATCCACACGATGGATATCGCGAACGCGGTCCTCGACGTAAAGTGGTGA
- a CDS encoding efflux RND transporter periplasmic adaptor subunit has product MKKLLTIPSYRSLTLPLGALFLTACGAASADPGDSHDTPPPPAQVRVAEASEGPVASSYIVTGTVRGLNTATLTSRMMGYVETLDVAVGERVVRGQLLATLDDADPRAGLLQANAGTLEAQAARAQYEQQSQAAEAALQLARTTHERMRALRADHAVSQQQADEAETAFRAAEAQYEASRSGMSRADSHIAQSRAMVLSARAALDYTRVRAPFDGVVLARPAQVGELAAPGAPLYVLEQEGGLRVEVAVPESLAGSVQLGQQVEVHVDANARVLTGTVGEVSPQVDAAARAFVVKVDLPSDALEGLSAGMFARVHFPRQARDQLTVPLEAVSARGSLDRVFVVDDGIAELRLVTLGAAQGDRVAVLSGLSPGEVVVVAPPSSLRDRDRVEVSQ; this is encoded by the coding sequence ATGAAGAAGCTGCTCACCATCCCGTCGTACCGCTCGCTCACCCTGCCGCTCGGCGCGCTCTTCCTGACCGCGTGCGGCGCAGCCTCGGCAGACCCCGGCGACTCGCACGACACGCCTCCGCCGCCCGCGCAGGTCCGCGTGGCCGAGGCCAGCGAGGGCCCAGTGGCGTCGAGCTACATCGTCACGGGCACGGTCCGTGGTCTCAACACCGCCACGCTCACGAGCCGCATGATGGGCTACGTGGAGACCCTGGACGTGGCCGTGGGCGAGCGCGTGGTGCGCGGCCAGCTGCTGGCCACGCTGGACGACGCCGACCCGCGTGCAGGGCTCCTGCAGGCCAACGCCGGCACGCTCGAGGCGCAGGCCGCCCGCGCGCAGTACGAGCAACAGTCGCAGGCGGCCGAGGCTGCCCTGCAGCTGGCGCGCACCACTCACGAGCGCATGCGCGCGCTGCGGGCCGACCACGCCGTGTCGCAGCAGCAGGCGGACGAGGCCGAGACGGCCTTCCGCGCCGCCGAGGCACAATACGAGGCGAGCCGCTCGGGCATGAGCCGCGCCGACTCCCACATCGCGCAGAGCCGGGCGATGGTGCTGTCGGCACGCGCGGCGCTCGACTACACCCGCGTGCGGGCGCCCTTCGACGGCGTGGTCCTGGCGCGGCCCGCCCAGGTGGGCGAGCTGGCCGCTCCCGGAGCGCCCCTCTACGTGCTGGAGCAGGAAGGTGGCCTGCGCGTGGAGGTGGCCGTGCCCGAGTCCTTGGCCGGCAGCGTGCAGCTGGGCCAGCAAGTGGAGGTGCACGTGGACGCGAACGCGCGCGTGCTCACCGGGACGGTGGGCGAGGTCTCGCCGCAGGTGGACGCCGCCGCCCGCGCCTTCGTGGTGAAGGTGGACCTGCCGAGCGACGCGCTCGAGGGCCTCAGCGCCGGCATGTTCGCGCGGGTGCACTTCCCACGGCAGGCGCGCGACCAGCTGACCGTGCCGCTCGAGGCCGTCAGCGCGCGCGGCTCGCTCGACCGCGTGTTCGTGGTGGACGACGGCATCGCAGAGCTCCGGCTCGTGACGCTGGGCGCCGCGCAGGGTGACCGCGTGGCCGTGCTCTCTGGACTCTCCCCAGGCGAGGTGGTGGTGGTCGCCCCCCCGAGCAGCCTCCGTGATCGCGACCGTGTGGAGGTGAGCCAGTGA
- a CDS encoding TolC family protein has protein sequence MPRLDRLTLPLLAALAWSAASPAAAQTQRALTLDDAVQLARQHDPRLAGARSLATRREAEVMGARGRLLPRLDFEQALMRGDQPVYAFGTRLLQGRFGAADLALPALNGPSAITDHASRLTLQVPLVHAEGWFGARAAREQSRAAAASVTQAELELAAGVARAYYGAQLASEGARVATVALEAARADAERVRSMLRNEMATELDLMTVELHVASMEQRSIEARGEAEAAAAALQHALGLPLDQTTELSSTLPETEDDGGHVGAMTRLSVDQLPLHEHPEVSRAEATEAAAAAAHRASLARFAPVLAAAAELQSHRSQLVGGQHGESWTVGLVLQVNLFNGLQDLAQRRATEADLDAVRVSTQSAVSAVRLRIRQAQLALEAREAGLTVAARSVELARSAATLERQRMDNGRSDAAALVRSQAALLDTELRLLAARHARELARVDLAVALGGINVNPDEVSP, from the coding sequence ATGCCCCGCCTCGACCGACTCACCCTCCCGCTGCTGGCCGCCCTGGCCTGGTCCGCGGCTAGCCCTGCCGCGGCGCAAACGCAGCGCGCGCTCACCCTGGACGACGCCGTCCAGCTCGCACGCCAGCACGACCCCCGCCTGGCCGGGGCGCGCTCGCTGGCTACCCGCCGCGAGGCTGAAGTCATGGGGGCCCGCGGTCGGCTGCTCCCGCGGCTCGACTTCGAGCAGGCGCTCATGCGGGGTGACCAGCCCGTGTACGCGTTCGGGACGCGGCTGCTACAGGGTCGCTTCGGCGCGGCGGACCTGGCCCTCCCCGCCCTGAACGGGCCGAGCGCCATCACGGACCACGCCTCTCGCCTGACCCTGCAGGTGCCGCTGGTGCACGCCGAGGGCTGGTTCGGCGCACGCGCTGCACGCGAGCAGAGCCGCGCCGCGGCGGCGTCCGTCACCCAGGCCGAGCTCGAGCTCGCCGCCGGAGTGGCCCGCGCGTACTACGGGGCGCAGCTGGCCAGCGAAGGCGCGCGCGTCGCCACCGTGGCGCTCGAGGCGGCCCGCGCCGACGCGGAGAGGGTGCGCTCCATGCTGCGCAACGAGATGGCCACCGAGCTCGACCTCATGACGGTGGAGCTGCACGTGGCCAGCATGGAGCAGCGCAGCATCGAGGCGCGTGGGGAGGCGGAGGCCGCCGCCGCGGCGCTCCAGCACGCGCTGGGACTGCCGCTCGACCAGACGACCGAGCTGAGCTCGACGCTCCCCGAGACCGAGGATGACGGTGGCCATGTGGGAGCGATGACGCGCCTGAGCGTGGACCAACTGCCCCTTCACGAGCACCCCGAGGTGAGCCGCGCCGAGGCCACCGAGGCCGCTGCCGCCGCCGCGCATCGCGCCTCGCTCGCGCGCTTCGCGCCAGTGCTGGCGGCTGCCGCCGAGCTGCAGAGCCACCGCTCGCAGCTGGTGGGCGGGCAGCACGGGGAGAGCTGGACGGTGGGCCTGGTGCTGCAGGTGAACCTCTTCAACGGCCTCCAGGATCTGGCCCAGCGCCGCGCCACCGAGGCGGACCTCGACGCCGTGCGCGTGAGCACCCAGAGCGCCGTGTCGGCCGTGCGCCTGCGCATCCGCCAGGCTCAGCTGGCGCTCGAGGCCCGCGAGGCGGGGCTCACGGTCGCCGCCCGCAGCGTGGAGCTGGCCCGCAGCGCGGCCACGCTCGAGCGCCAACGAATGGACAACGGCAGGAGCGACGCGGCCGCGCTGGTGCGCAGTCAGGCCGCTCTGCTGGACACCGAGCTGCGCCTCTTGGCAGCGCGCCATGCCCGCGAGCTGGCACGCGTGGACCTCGCGGTCGCGCTCGGCGGCATCAACGTCAACCCCGATGAGGTCTCCCCATGA